A genomic stretch from Ictalurus punctatus breed USDA103 chromosome 2, Coco_2.0, whole genome shotgun sequence includes:
- the si:ch211-198m17.1 gene encoding mucin-3A isoform X3 codes for MVRLERRTQAFLRQLVLALCVTSAIMGTEENSNSSPTTTVATTVAKSSEYSYTTISGHTGASETETASPISPTSSMASTTKTVTGTSNTSTIMSSTHTISPSPPDHSTTHYTSSPPSQVSNQSSITSTNDPDSTLVTSTTVTDNTNNTITPATTTHVSATSHFETTVNVSTETPPITTTLDLKTTESFTSSNITFTSVTTVHTSTDTETTHYLNTTEHFTTPDITNTPTHNITTTSIPSADITTVQSNDTTTTSNVTATPAHNFTSTPTNDTTVLSDLTTTHSNVTTMPTELPTTHSNVTATPTHNFTTTHSNVTTMPTELPTTHSNVTATPTHNFTTTHSNVTTMPTELPTTHSNVTATPTHNFTTTHSNVTTMPTELPTTHSNVTATPTHNFTTTHSNVTTMPTELPTTHSNVTATPTHNFTTTHSNVTTMPTEFPTTDSNVTATPTHNFTTTHSNVTTMPTEFPTTHSNVTATPTHNFTTTHSNVTTMPTEFPTTDSNVTATPTHNFTTTHSNVTTMSTEFPTTHSNVTITPTSNTTTTQSSNITTPKSNVTAATSLPSTSLPTNTTTTPATCPATPCPPLSTCINSICQCLAGMYMLQGQCLEGKVFPGNLHFSLTFEPEMSNPNSDIFHKTANDIIAKLKYIFKESEGYVHSTVLKLSEGSVVATVNNVFKASSPATQQSTQQTITAAIKNGTINATFTPTSLCDQNPCDTRTTECNSTDTFPICSCMPGYVLSGFSSRSCIACPSGQKAEGQNCVPCAFGYSGFNCNDSALLALVVVAVVLGAILLILVLALIIFFVFCRTKHVSHTSSPYSPDKFQTWPAQPVTPIPRASLARDAKSEPYGTEMPLPDSRKPSNGLKLRGKMGSYDLMQLDDMKTFKGKNAARYSYLVEGHENPYFSSADEQPSSS; via the exons ctatcatgggcacagaagAAAACTCAAACTCTAGCCCTACCACTACAGTAGCAACAACCGTGGCAAAATCTTCAGAATATTCTTATACCACAATATCAGGCCATACAGGAGCTTCTGAGACAGAAACAGCTTCTCCAATTTCCCCAACAAGCAGCATGGCCTCCACCACAAAAACAGTAACTGGGACGTCTAACACGAGTACCATCATGTCAAGCACTCATACTATTTCTCCATCTCCGCCCGACCACAGCACCACCCACTACACGTCAAGTCCACCCAGTCAAG TGTCCAACCAGTCCAGCATAACATCAACTAATGACCCAGATTCGACTTTAGTCACAAGTACAACAGTGACGgacaacacaaacaacacaatCACTCCTGCAACTACAACACATGTCAGTGCTACATCTCATTTTGAAACCACTGTAAATGTCTCAACAGAAACACCACCAATCACTACAACACTTGATTTGAAAACAACTGAAAGTTTTACATCAagtaatattacatttacaagtgTAACAACAGTCCATACCTCAACAGACACTGAGAcaacacattatttaaatacaacTGAACATTTTACAACGCCAGATATCACTAATACACCTACACACAACATCACCACTACATCCATACCAAGCGCAGACATCACCACTGTGCAGTCAAATGACACCACCACAACCTCAAATGTCACTGCTACACCTGCACACAACTTCACCTCTACACCCACAAATGACACCACTGTGCTCTCAGACCTCACCACTACACACTCAAATGTCACCACTATGCCCACAGAATTACCCACTACACACTCAAATGTCACtgctacacccacacacaactTCACCACTACACACTCAAATGTCACCACTATGCCCACAGAATTACCCACTACACACTCAAATGTCACcgctacacccacacacaactTCACCACTACACACTCAAATGTCACCACTATGCCCACAGAATTACCCACTACACACTCAAATGTCACtgctacacccacacacaactTCACCACTACACACTCAAATGTCACCACTATGCCCACAGAATTACCCACTACACACTCAAATGTCACcgctacacccacacacaactTCACCACTACACACTCAAATGTCACCACTATGCCCACAGAATTACCCACTACACACTCAAATGTCACcgctacacccacacacaactTCACCACTACACACTCAAATGTCACCACTATGCCCACAGAATTCCCCACTACGGACTCAAATGTCACcgctacacccacacacaactTCACCACTACACACTCAAATGTCACCACTATGCCCACAGAATTCCCCACTACACACTCAAATGTCACcgctacacccacacacaactTCACCACTACACACTCAAATGTCACCACTATGCCCACAGAATTCCCCACTACGGACTCAAATGTCACcgctacacccacacacaactTCACCACTACACACTCAAACGTCACCACTATGTCCACAGAATTCCCCACTACACACTCAAACgtcaccatcacacccacatcaAACACCACAACTACACAATCCAGCAACATCACTACGCCAAAGAGCAATGTCACAGCTGCGACTTCGCTTCCATCTACTTCTCTACCTACTAACACAACCACCACACCAG CTACCTGTCCAGCCACGCCCTGTCCACCTCTCAGCACGTGTATAAACTCCATATGTCAATGTCTGGCTGGAATGTACATGTTACAAGGCCAATGTCTTGAAG GAAAAGTGTTTCCAGGAAATTTGCATTTTTCACTGACCTTTGAACCTGAAATGAGTAATCCTAACTCAGatatatttcacaaaacagCTAATGATATCATTGCAAAG ctgaaatacattttcaaagaaTCAGAAGGCTACGTACACTCTACAGTTCTGAAACTAAG TGAAGGCAGTGTGGTGGCTACAGTGAACAATGTGTTTAAGGCCAGCTCTCCCGCTACACAGCAGTCCACACAGCAGACCATAACGGCTGCCATAAAAAATGGCACTATCAATGCTACTTTTACCC cTACAAGTCTTTGTGATCAGAATCCATGTGACACCAGAACCACAGAGTGTAATAGTACAGACACCTTTCCTATTTGCTCCTGCATGCCAGGCTACGTACTATCTGGATTTTCTTCAAGAAGCTGTATag CCTGTCCCAGTGGCCAGAAAGCAGAGGGCCAAAATTGTGTGCC GTGTGCATTTGGTTATTCTGGCTTCAACTGTAATGACT CGGCGTTGTTGGCACTGGTAGTGGTCGCCGTCGTTTTAGGTGCGATTTTGCTCATCCTGGTTTTGGCCCTGATCATCTTCTTTGTGTTCTGCAG GACAAAGCATGTCTCCCACACCAGTAGTCCTTACTCCCCAGACAAGTTCCAGACTTGGCCCGCCCAGCCCGTCACTCCCATCCCTCGTGCATCTCTCGCCCGCGACGCTAAGTCTGAACCCTATGGTACGGAGATGCCCTTGCCAGACAGTAGAAAACCCAGCAACGGTTTG AAGTTAAGAGGAAAG ATGGGCTCCTACGACCTCATGCAATTAGATGACATGAAAACGTTTAAGGGCAAAAACGCTGCTCGCTATTCTTACTTGGTTGAGGGCCATGAAAACCCTTACTTCAGTTCAGCAGACGAACAACCATCGTCATCctga